TGGCAAAATGAAAATAAATTATAAGGTTGCTAGTGACTAAATGATTAATGGCTCAAAGCGATTAACATTTAGTGATTAGCAAATGTTGAATTAATCGTGCCAGTCATCAATATTCTCCAACTCCTAATTAAATAAGCCAATCATCCTAAAGAAATAAGTTAATAAATTTTAACCTTATCTGAAGAAGGAAATTTCATAAAAGTCGTATTTGAATTATTTGGAGTATTTAATTATAAGTTTTCAGAGGCTATTCGGATGGGATAACAAGCAAAAAGAAAGCTTTTGTGAAAGGATGGGGGTGCAATGTGGAAAAAAATCTCGGCTTGCTGTTGTCAACAATACCGACAAAATTAAAATACTATTTCAATTTTATCTCACTTGTTTTCAAAATTAACTAAGTGCGAATGAGTGACGAAATGTAGAAATCTTAATTTGGCTGCTACAAGGATTTAAGCAAGTGCGAATTGAAAGACTAGCAGCAATGTTTCTAAAACCGATGAAGTTTGAAAATCGTCGAAAATTATAAGCCTAGTATTTTTCTCACCTCTGTTATAAATTGCTTCAGAATTTGAGGTAGCTTCTCGACTTCTTGCATAAGGTCTTGGGGACTAAAACCAAAAACCATCAAGATAACGACGATGACAAAAATGGCGATCGCCGTACTAATAGCTGTTTTCAGCAGACTGAGCAAAGCCCGGAACACTACCCACGCGACAATGACTGCAGCAATGAGAATGATGAGGTTCGTTGGCATGGTTTTGTCTGAATGAGTGACAATTTGTAGTATAAGATGGATTGTTTAACCGTGCAGTACAGCCTCGCCATACACCTAGATTTTCAAAGGGGTGTAGGGGTAGAATGTGTTTTTAATGCACGAGTTAAAAAAGAATTCTTTGCCTTACCCCCTCACACATCAGTTACCAGTTATCAGTTATCAGTTCTTCACTGTTCACTGTTCCTCACACCCTTACCCCCCTAGTTTTTGTAAAATAGAGCTTCTATACCGCAAACAGCAACAATCCAGTTGATATAGCTTTTTTCGGTGTACAGGGAGTCATGCTTACTTTCAATACAGATCATGAAAGATTTGGAACAAAGAAAAAACTGGTACAGTGAAGTAGCAAACGCCTACAACAAGGTAAGACCACGTTATCCTCAAGAGCTAATTTGTCGTGCTGTAGAGTTAGCCCAACTCCCAAAGGACGCAATCATTCTTGAAGTGGGATGCGGTCCTGGGACTGCAACTACATCGTTTGCTCAATTGGGCTTCTCAATGGTCTGCCTTGAGCCAAGCCAGGAAGCTTGCCAGCTAGCGCGACAGAACTGTGCGCCGTATCCAAATGTAGAGATTAGGAATACCACCTTTGAAGAGTGGGAGCTAGAGACTGAGAGATTCCATGCCGTTTTGTCTGCGACTGCTTTTCATTGGGTTACACCTGAGATTGGGTATCCAAAAGCTGCTGCTGCCCTGCAAGACAACGGTTCTCTGATTTTACTGTGGAACATGACACTTCAACCTCAGTATGAAGTTTACCAAGTGTTGAATGAGGTCTATCAAACTCTGGCTCCGTCGCTTGGACGATATGAAGACAGAGCAACTCAGGAACAGAGCCTCAGAAGGTTTGGACAAAATGTCATTAACTCAGGTCAGTTCAAGGACTTAGTGTCCGAACAGTTGGCGTGTGAAGTTACCTATAGCATTGATGATTATCTTAGGCTTTTAAGTACTTACTCGCCCTACATAGCGCTAGAGCCGCAGAAGAGGAATTCTTTGTTTGAAGGCTTGCGGGAAGCGCTTGAGAGGAACTGCTCAAGGAATATCCAGGTTTCATATCTCTCAGCTTTTCACATTGCCCAAAAAATATAGGGTCATTGAAACCAACTTCACCAGATGAAGCCAAAGTCAAATGATGCAGAAATGAGATTGTAGAGACGCGAAATTTCGCGTCTCTACATAAATAAGCCAGGGATTTTTAATTCCTAACTATTGGATTTCTTCACGCTTATTGACTGCTTGTCGCAGATGCGATTCCTACATCAGGAACAGGGAAAAGTTCGTTTCCTGTTTCATTAAGTGCTGCCAATACTGGATCGCTGATAATTGTCCTCCTTCTGGCGATCGCTAAATCATAAAGCCGATTGAGTTCAGCTTGACGAGTTTGTTGACCGCTCTTGTTCAGCTTTTGATCAATGCTGTTACTATAAGCTTGAACCCGTTCCTGGAGGACTTGCAGGGGATTGTTACTCTTAAGAATTGCTAAGAATTGACCTGCGGTTGAATCACTTGCTGGGTTTTGTTGTTCCAAAGCAGCAATGACTTTTTGAGTCAAATCGTCTGGGTGTCGTGTGAGAGTTAGAGGATTTGTACCTGACTGTAGGGGCTGGAAGTTAAATTGCTCTGGAATAAACTCTAACATTTTTTTCCGTTCTTCTGAAAAGACTGGTGTTTCCAAATCGATCGCCATTACAGCCGCGACAAACTCAGGTGTGACAACTCCTCTTTTCATGAGTTGTTCAACCATACTATTGTCAACATGACTGGGTTCTGGCACAAACCAGGCAAAATTGGCATCTCCTGGCTTGCCATCAAGTTTAACTCCCGATTGATTCAACAGTTGTCTGTATTCATCAGGTTGAACCTGAGCTATATTGCTAAATCTCAAACCTTCAGCAATATTTAAGCCTTGTGCTATGGATGGTGTGCTACCACTGATTAAATTGGCGTTGAGAAAGAAAGTATTGGGAATTTGAACGTTAGCAAAAGGTCCTGATGTGGGAGTATTGGAAAAAGGATGAAGATTGCCTACCTGTTGATTGCTACTAATCAGGTTAAACTCGGTGGTGTCAAATAGGGAGCGTAAAAGCCGTTTTCCTCTAATGACTTGTTGAGTTCCATCAGGATTAATGACTGGGCTACCGTTATTACGAGCAAGGCTCTCATCCATCTTTTTCTCATTAAATTGGTTAATTGCTGGAAGGATGAAGTTTGTTTCCAGCCGTTCTGCTCCTCCTAAGTTTTGGGCAATTCTGGAAGAATTTGTACCAACCCTCCAATTTGACTTTAAGTAACTTGCGTTAAATGCAATAGAGTGCCAGTTATTCCAAGGAAAAGCCAGTTCTTTCATAACTGGCGCACCATTGATATGGCATTGCAGACAAGTTCCTGTGCGTTGCGCTGGTTGTAGTAAATCGGCTTCAACGGATGAGTTGCGAAACTTCCAAGACAATCTTCCTGGTGTTCCTTGCTGATCGAGCTTGTAGTAATTGTAGCGACCTCGTTGACCATCCCAGCCCAAAGCCTCAATAGATTGTACATCGGGAAAGTTTTCTGAGGTAAAGAACACAGAAAGCATGACATTGCGATCTAGCTGTTCTTCTTGATTCCTTCCTGTAAAGCTTAACACTGCTCTTCTGGAGGCTGGTTGAGTGCCAATTGTTGGACTAGTATCAACAATAGTCTCATCTACAACGAAGGTTTGCTCTTGCCCTCGTTCACCCTTAATGAATTGTTCTATATCAGCAAGATTGACGGCATCTGCATGGTCTTTCAGCACGAGATTAAAAAACGGATCGCCTAAAGAGGTAATGGTTGTTGGTGATATCTGCTGAACTCTTCCCCCGTCTCTTCTTTGTTCTAATAGAGAAACTGGCGCTGCTTGAGCTAACGCAAGTTTCGTAGACATCATAAAGCTGAGTAGAAAAATGATTGCTGCTGTTATAAGTTTATGCATTATTGTTAATCTCCTAAATTTGGCTTATTAACCGCGAGGATTCTTCCCCTGTTTGTGCCCAATCAGGAAGCACTGACTCTGGCGCTGCAATCACATCTGCACCAACTGTTAATTTGGCTGCTACTTGCGCTCCAGTGGTGATTGTTGTGTTTTCAATCGTTACCTCTTGAGTCACATCAAGCACGGCGCGGCGACCATTGCGACTGATAACCCAAGCACCTTGATTTTCGCTGGGATCGTTGATATCGATTTGTTGTCCTTTGATGTTCCAAAGACCTTCCAGCCTGAGCATTTTGATGCCTACCGGGTCTTGCAAGCTTAAACCAAGAGAGTTTCGGGCTGCATTTTGAGCCTCTTGACAAATAGCTGGATCTGAGTTACGTTCAGGTACACAAGAAACCTGCCCACAGACTGCTGCTGCAGGGATGTCAAGTCTAGATATTGCACAAGGTTCGACTAAGCCAAATAATGCGCCCGCTGTGTTGTTCGTTTGAGTTAAGCAAAGAATTCCCTTCTGCCCATTGTTCCAGGGATTTTGTCTTAAATGCCTGCGGAATTGATCTGAACGACTTTGTGGTGAGGCAGTTCTAGGATTAAATCCAGAACCAAATAGTTCTTCAATTGTGGGATTTGCTCCCGCAATAGTGTCTTGAATACCTGCAATGAGAGCATCAGCACTCACTTTTGCTAAGGCTTGGTAATACTCAGGAAACTCAGTGGTGAAAGTTACGCGAGTAACCTTGCCATCTCTAGTCTCAGTAAGCCATTCAACATATTCATCTTGTAAATCAAATCTATTAGCATCAATAACTTCAAATGGTCTATTCGCTAGTTTAGGAAAAGCAAGCCAAGGAATTGTGACTACTCGTAGCCCTTTTTCCGGGGTCAGTCCCTCAAAAGCCTCTAAGAAGGTAAAAGCAGAATTACGTTGTAGAGCAGAGCGTCTGTAGAATATATCAATTTCAGATCTATAGATTTCGAGCGCATTTTGGCGGTTGAGAAAATCTGACCCTGTTGGGTCTGCGTATGCAAACATCTTGCTTCCCTTTTTAATTCAAATAGAACTTACAGATTGACATAAATCGCATTATGTGCACGAAAGTCTTAGTGATTTGCAACACCGAAACTCAGCTTAGAAAGCTGTGTGCCTTCTAATTAAGTGGAAACACAATGAGCTTATGCAATTCCGGATATGGGCTATACCCTCTACTCATCTGCCAGTCGTACACTTGCCATTCTGGCTCCTGACTCCTGAGTTCTTTTTTGTTCAGGTAGTTTTGGATAATCTCAAAAGCCGCATATGTTTACAATTTGCTAGCATTCTTTCCCATTCCTATCCGGAAGTGCATAAGTTGCTTCTGTTTATACCTACTGAGTAGAAGTTAAGCTTTCTCAGCTTAACTTCCATTCCATAAATCAAGTGCTGGGTTTACACAAATTTGATGTTTTGTCAAGAAATGAGTCCTAATATTCTCTAAAAAAAGGAGTTTATTGTAAGTTATGTCCTTAATTGAAGAAGTCAAAAGAGTTTGCGATCGCCTTGCTCCTTTGGGATGGCGCGACTTACTGCTAGCACATGGACTTGACATTACTGCAACCAACCTCAAGCAGGAATTAACCAAGGAACTGCCAAATATTAATCGTAATATTCCAGGATTTGAAGATTTTGCAGGTGAAGGCACAAGAGGAATAGAAGCCGGAAATCCGGCTCGGAGCTTGCTGTTTCATGCCTTTGCTTCAGTTAATGTTGTCCTAAATGCTCAAAGTACAAATTCACAAGCATATCCGACATTAGCAGAACTCGAAATCATTGAAAACTTCGTTTACGGTGTGCAACCTCCTTCTTGGGAAGATTTACAAGTTCGCGCACAAGGGCAACGTTTGGCGATCGTCGTGTTTGCCTCAGAGTATCGCCCTGGTGCAGAAACTGTTCACCGCAAGCACGCTGATATGTGCTTTTCGCGTACTGGTGTAGCGCGAGTCGGAACCTCTGAACCACTGTATGACGCTCAACTTCGCGGATTTTTACCCTTTGTTGAGGGAGATGTCCATGCATTTCGAGTCTTACCAGCTAAATATTCTGCCTATATTGCAGTTCAACGCAGAGGTAATCGTAGTGTTTTCGGTCCTATGCGTTTTCAGCCAGGAGATAACAGCAACCAGTTCTGGGTTCCTCTCCATAAACTGTTCAACGGTAGAGAATGCATTCGCGATTTAAATTTACAGGTGACACTCAATGCCCGTCATGTCAATGAGAAACTGCGGCGAATTCATTTGGAGTTGAG
The sequence above is a segment of the Mastigocladopsis repens PCC 10914 genome. Coding sequences within it:
- a CDS encoding class I SAM-dependent methyltransferase, coding for MKDLEQRKNWYSEVANAYNKVRPRYPQELICRAVELAQLPKDAIILEVGCGPGTATTSFAQLGFSMVCLEPSQEACQLARQNCAPYPNVEIRNTTFEEWELETERFHAVLSATAFHWVTPEIGYPKAAAALQDNGSLILLWNMTLQPQYEVYQVLNEVYQTLAPSLGRYEDRATQEQSLRRFGQNVINSGQFKDLVSEQLACEVTYSIDDYLRLLSTYSPYIALEPQKRNSLFEGLREALERNCSRNIQVSYLSAFHIAQKI